Within Sphingobium aromaticiconvertens, the genomic segment GGAACCCTTGGCAATGCGGATCTTACGCTTGGCGTTGATGAGGACAGGCTTTTCCCGCTCCTTGAGCGTCATGGAACCGATCATCGCGTCCAGATGGATCAATGTCTTGTCGTTGGCGCCGCTATTGGCCATCGCCGCCTGCGCTTTCTTGAGGCCCGGCAACATGCCCGCCAGCGCGCCGAGGCCGCCCATGCGGCGCATCTGCGCCAGTTGGGCACGCAGGTCGTTCATGTCGAACTGACCCTTGGCCATCTTCCTAGCCAGCTTGTCGGCTTCCTCGGCGTCGATCGACTCCGCGGCCTTTTCGACCAGCGACACGACGTCGCCCATACCCAATATGCGTTGCGCGACGCGCTGGGGATGGAAGACCTCGAGTGCGTCCAGCTTTTCGCCGGTGCCCGCAAATTTGATCGGACGGCCTGTGACCGCGCGCATCGACAGCGCCGCACCGCCGCGCGCGTCGCCGTCCATGCGGGTCAGCACCACGCCGGTCAGCGGCACCTGGGCGGTAAAGCTCTGCGCGACGTTCACCGCGTCCTGACCGGTTAGCGAATCGACCACAAGCAGGATTTCCGCCGGGTTCGACACGTCGGCAACCGCCTTCATCTCGTCCATCAGCGCCTGATCGACATGCAGGCGGCCTGCGGTGTCGAGCAGGACGACGTCAAAGCCCTGGAGCTTGGCCGACTGGAGCGCGCGGCGGGCGATCTCGACCGGCTGTTGCCCGGCGATGATCGGCAGGGTCGCGACGTCGGTCTGCGTGCCCAGTACCGCCAGCTGCTCTTGCGCGGCGGGGCGCTGAACGTCGAGCGACGCCATCAATACCTTCTTGCGGTCCTTTTCCTTCAACCGCTTGGCGAGCTTCGCCGTTGTCGTGGTCTTGCCCGACCCCTGAAGGCCGACCATCATGATGACGGCGGGCGGAGTGACGTCGATCAGCAGGTCGGAAGTCTCCGAACCCAGCACGGCGGTCAGCGCATCGCTGACAATCTTGACGACCTGCTGGCCCGGCGTGACCGAACGCAGGACATTCTGGCCGACCGCCTGTTCGGTCACATCGTCGACGAACTGGCGCACGACCGAAAGGGCGACGTCGGCTTCCAGCAGCGCGATTCGCACTTCGCGCATCGCGGCGCGGACATCGTCCTCCGTCAGCGCGCCGCGCCCACGAAGCTTGTCGAATACCCCACCCAGACGATCGCTCAGCGAATCGAACATCATCACCTCAAAACCGGGCGAAACCGCCCGTAAAAAGCCTTGCACCCCAAAACGACAAAATCGCCGGCGGGCGAAACCTCGCCGGCCAGCGTCCATCCGATGCGCCGAGTGCGCGTCCTGGAGTCGTCAGAGGTCCGACGTGCCGAAGCTGCCGGATGCGAGGGCGCCCTTAAAGCAAAGTTGCGTACCGCGCAAGTTCTGCAAGATGTCGTCGGGGATGAAGCCGACATCGTTCAGCTCTTTGCTTGGCTGGTAATTTCCGGCAAGGTGCGCGCACGATAATAACAGGATCATCAGGGGATAAGCCGAGATGTCGTGGACACGCCGCAAGTCGATCGAGGCCATGGGTCATCAGGGCGATGGACCGCAACTGGCCAAAACCCTCTCCTGGCCGCATCTGCTGGCGTTAGGGGTGGGCGCGATTGTCGGCACGGGCATATTGACGCTGATCGGCGTCGGGGCCGATCGGGCCGGGCCTGCGGTGCTCCTTTCCTTCGCCATAGCGGGTGCGATCTGCGCCTGCGCCGCGCTCGCCTATGCCGAAATGGCGACGATGATGCCCGCTGCGGGCAGCGCCTACACCTATAGCTATGTGGTTATCGGTGAGGGCATTGCCTGGATCGTCGGTTGGAGCCTGATCCTTGAATATTCGCTGGTCGTTTCGACCGTGGCGGTCGGCTGGTCGGGCTATGCCGCGCCGCTGCTCGCGAGTGTGGGCGTGCCGGACCTCATCATGAAGGGGCCGGAACTGGGTGGCCTCATCAACCTGCCGGCCATCTTCATCATCGCCGTCATCGCGGGGCTGCTGATGCGCGGCACGCAGGAAAGCGCGCGACTGAATAGTGTGCTGGTGCTGATCAAGATCGCGACACTGGCGCTGTTCGTCTTCTTCGCGCTGCGCGTTTTCAACGCCGATAATTTGACGCCCTTCATGCCCTATGGCTTTGCCACCCATGTCAGCCCGGACGGGGTGCCGCGCGGGGTAATGGCGGCGGCGGCGATCATTTTCTTTGCTTTCTATGGCTTCGATGCCATCTCCACCGCCGCTGAAGAGGCCAAGAATCCTGAGCGCGACCTTGCCATCGGCATCATCGGATCGCTGCTGGTCTGTACGCTCATCTATATCCTCGTCGCCGTCGCGGCGGTGGGCGCGATGTCCTTCACCCGCTTTGCCGACAGCCCGGAGCCGCTGGCGTTGATCCTGCGGGAAATGGGGGAGGGGACGGTCGCGCGGATCGTCGCCATCGCCGCCGTTGTTGCGCTACCGACCGTGCTGTTGGGCTTCCTCTATGGGCAAAGCCGTATTTTCCTGGTCATGGCCCGCGATGGCTTCCTGCCGCAAAGTCTGGCCCGTATCTCTGCGCGCGGTACGCCTGCGCGGATCACCCTCGTCACCGCGATCCTCGTCTCGATCATCGCCGGTGTCCTGCCGATCGACGAGATTGCGGCGCTCGCCAATGCGGGCACGCTGATCGCCTTCACCGCTGTTGGCGCCTGTCTGCTCATCATGCGCCGCCGCGCGCCGGACATGAAGCGGCCCTTCCGCGCGCCGCTCGGCTGGGTGGTCGGCATCGGCGCGATGGCGGGCTGTGCCTATCTGTTTGTCAGCCTGCCAATGAAGACGATCATCGCTTGCGGCGTATGGAACCTGATCGGCCTTGCGGTCTATTTTCTTTATGGTCGGCAAAGGGCGGTCGTGGGCAAGACGTAGCGGCTCACACTGGTCTTTTGTCTGCGCACCGCTTACATGGCGTGCCATGACAGGCCGCTTTTCCAAGATGCACGGGTTAGGTAACGATTTCGTCGTCATCGACGAACGCGCGGCTCCCGTGTCCATGACGCCTGCGCGCGCGCAGGTGATTGCCGATCGCCATGCCGGGATTGGCTGCGACCAGCTCATCCTGATCGGCGCGTCGGAGAAAGCGGACGTATCGATGCGGATATTCAACGCCGATGGCTCCGAAGTGGAGGCGTGCGGCAACGCCACCCGCTGCGTTCCGTTGTTCGTGGGCCGCGATGTGCTGATCGAGACGCGGGCGGGTCTGCTGGACGCAAAGGCTGTGGACGGTGGCGCCAGCGTCGACATGGGCGCGCCCAACCTCGACTGGGATCGCATCCCGCTCGCCTATGCGATGGACACGCTGACCATGCCGGTCGGCTGGGAGGATCTCCCC encodes:
- the dapF gene encoding diaminopimelate epimerase, with the translated sequence MTGRFSKMHGLGNDFVVIDERAAPVSMTPARAQVIADRHAGIGCDQLILIGASEKADVSMRIFNADGSEVEACGNATRCVPLFVGRDVLIETRAGLLDAKAVDGGASVDMGAPNLDWDRIPLAYAMDTLTMPVGWEDLPAPAAVNVGNPHVIFFCDNLNAVDIARLGPLIEHDPLFPQRVNVNFAQVMGERHLRLIVWERGAGLTRACGTGACATAVAAIRRGLMQGPVTVSLPGGDLIIDWTPGGSIQMTGPATHVFDGEADWDRF
- the ffh gene encoding signal recognition particle protein, which gives rise to MMFDSLSDRLGGVFDKLRGRGALTEDDVRAAMREVRIALLEADVALSVVRQFVDDVTEQAVGQNVLRSVTPGQQVVKIVSDALTAVLGSETSDLLIDVTPPAVIMMVGLQGSGKTTTTAKLAKRLKEKDRKKVLMASLDVQRPAAQEQLAVLGTQTDVATLPIIAGQQPVEIARRALQSAKLQGFDVVLLDTAGRLHVDQALMDEMKAVADVSNPAEILLVVDSLTGQDAVNVAQSFTAQVPLTGVVLTRMDGDARGGAALSMRAVTGRPIKFAGTGEKLDALEVFHPQRVAQRILGMGDVVSLVEKAAESIDAEEADKLARKMAKGQFDMNDLRAQLAQMRRMGGLGALAGMLPGLKKAQAAMANSGANDKTLIHLDAMIGSMTLKEREKPVLINAKRKIRIAKGSGTSVQEVNRLLKMHQEMETAMKKIRKMGGLKGLAKMFGGMGGGAGGLGGMLGGAGGGMPGLPGGDMPKLPPGFDKFMKK
- a CDS encoding amino acid permease, with amino-acid sequence MSWTRRKSIEAMGHQGDGPQLAKTLSWPHLLALGVGAIVGTGILTLIGVGADRAGPAVLLSFAIAGAICACAALAYAEMATMMPAAGSAYTYSYVVIGEGIAWIVGWSLILEYSLVVSTVAVGWSGYAAPLLASVGVPDLIMKGPELGGLINLPAIFIIAVIAGLLMRGTQESARLNSVLVLIKIATLALFVFFALRVFNADNLTPFMPYGFATHVSPDGVPRGVMAAAAIIFFAFYGFDAISTAAEEAKNPERDLAIGIIGSLLVCTLIYILVAVAAVGAMSFTRFADSPEPLALILREMGEGTVARIVAIAAVVALPTVLLGFLYGQSRIFLVMARDGFLPQSLARISARGTPARITLVTAILVSIIAGVLPIDEIAALANAGTLIAFTAVGACLLIMRRRAPDMKRPFRAPLGWVVGIGAMAGCAYLFVSLPMKTIIACGVWNLIGLAVYFLYGRQRAVVGKT